One window from the genome of Herpetosiphonaceae bacterium encodes:
- the lepB gene encoding signal peptidase I, producing the protein MNHQTMQTQAEESQRLGERPWEPLDEDEGDSVPSVSTTARELIETVLFILLVFFIMRGVIQNFRVDGQSMEPNFKSDQYIFVNKIIFFHFDMNAPLRLLPGNSDLEPKVIYPFRMPQRGDVVVLEAPNGDYEGNSVDYIKRVIALPGEIVQVKDGKVYINNKPLEESKQNGGYLTESTDCLGGQLCEPYRVPESSVVVMGDHRSNSQDSRTWPAPPGLPLDRIVGKAWVSYWPRDLWGVIPSPTYAQTP; encoded by the coding sequence ATGAACCATCAGACTATGCAGACTCAGGCCGAAGAATCCCAGCGCCTGGGAGAACGACCGTGGGAGCCTTTGGATGAGGATGAGGGCGATTCGGTCCCTTCTGTCAGCACAACGGCTCGTGAACTGATCGAAACCGTCCTGTTCATTCTGCTCGTCTTCTTCATCATGCGCGGCGTGATCCAAAACTTCCGCGTCGATGGTCAGAGCATGGAGCCAAACTTCAAGTCGGATCAATATATCTTCGTCAACAAGATCATCTTCTTCCACTTCGACATGAACGCGCCGCTGCGGCTGCTGCCCGGCAACAGCGATCTGGAGCCCAAGGTGATCTATCCCTTCCGCATGCCGCAGCGCGGCGATGTGGTGGTGCTGGAAGCGCCCAACGGGGATTACGAAGGAAACTCCGTCGATTACATCAAGCGCGTGATCGCGCTACCCGGCGAGATCGTGCAGGTCAAGGACGGCAAGGTCTATATCAACAACAAGCCGCTCGAAGAAAGCAAGCAGAACGGCGGCTATCTCACCGAGTCAACCGACTGTCTCGGCGGGCAGCTCTGCGAGCCGTACCGCGTGCCCGAAAGCAGCGTCGTCGTGATGGGCGATCACCGCAGCAATAGCCAGGACTCGCGCACCTGGCCCGCGCCGCCTGGCCTGCCGCTCGACCGCATCGTCGGCAAGGCGTGGGTTTCGTACTGGCCGCGCGACCTGTGGGGCGTGATCCCGTCGCCGACCTACGCGCAAACGCCGTGA
- a CDS encoding glycosyltransferase family 1 protein produces MHFALNAHLLSPQPGYRQAGVSEYIDRIMRQLWTITPDDRWTVYAPPGVTRALLDAPAHVALHPSRLPTTNPLARIAWEQIVAPAVLRHDRPAVLLCPLNVVPLLAPCPTVVTVHDLAFLRFNLHRPAKRRYLSLLTRLSVRHAAHVITVSEFTRREVLELLNVPPDRVTAVPNGRKAEFAPVDEATIERFRQQKGLPPRFLLSVGTLEPRKNIATLIRAYAQARDRLDLPLLIGGGKGWLYDEIFALVRDLGLEQDVRFIGFIPRDELQVYYAAARAFVYPSLYEGFGLPLLEAMAVGTPVVASDAGASIEVAGDAALIVPATDAARMADALMRVTDDAALRDEMRAKGLAQARRFSWERAAQETLGVLRRVAR; encoded by the coding sequence ATGCATTTCGCACTCAACGCCCATCTGCTCAGCCCGCAGCCCGGCTATCGTCAGGCCGGCGTCAGCGAGTACATTGATCGGATCATGCGCCAGCTCTGGACGATTACGCCCGACGATCGCTGGACGGTCTATGCTCCGCCCGGCGTGACGCGCGCCTTGCTGGACGCGCCCGCCCACGTGGCGCTGCATCCTAGCCGCCTGCCGACAACCAATCCGCTCGCGCGCATCGCGTGGGAGCAGATCGTCGCGCCCGCCGTGCTGCGCCACGACCGTCCCGCCGTGCTGCTGTGCCCGCTGAACGTCGTTCCGCTGCTCGCGCCGTGCCCGACGGTGGTAACGGTTCACGATCTGGCGTTTTTGCGCTTCAACCTGCACAGACCGGCCAAGCGCCGCTACCTAAGCCTGCTGACCCGGCTATCGGTCAGACACGCCGCGCATGTGATCACAGTCTCCGAGTTTACCCGCCGCGAGGTGCTTGAGCTGCTCAACGTGCCGCCGGATCGCGTCACCGCCGTGCCCAACGGACGCAAAGCCGAGTTCGCACCGGTCGACGAGGCGACGATCGAGCGCTTTCGGCAGCAGAAAGGCTTGCCGCCGCGCTTTTTGCTTAGCGTGGGCACGCTTGAGCCGCGCAAAAATATTGCGACGCTGATCCGAGCCTACGCCCAGGCCAGAGATCGGCTTGATCTGCCCCTGCTGATCGGCGGCGGTAAAGGCTGGCTCTACGACGAGATCTTTGCGCTGGTGCGTGACCTTGGGCTAGAGCAGGACGTGCGCTTTATCGGGTTTATTCCCCGCGACGAGCTACAGGTGTACTACGCTGCGGCGCGTGCCTTCGTCTATCCCTCGCTCTACGAGGGCTTCGGCCTGCCGCTGCTTGAGGCGATGGCGGTCGGCACGCCGGTTGTCGCCTCGGACGCGGGCGCATCGATCGAGGTTGCGGGCGATGCCGCGCTGATCGTGCCTGCGACCGACGCGGCACGAATGGCCGATGCGCTGATGCGCGTGACAGACGACGCCGCGCTACGTGACGAGATGCGCGCGAAGGGCCTGGCGCAGGCGCGGCGCTTCTCCTGGGAGCGCGCGGCGCAGGAGACGCTCGGCGTGCTGCGCCGCGTTGCCAGGTAG